One genomic window of Cygnus olor isolate bCygOlo1 chromosome 3, bCygOlo1.pri.v2, whole genome shotgun sequence includes the following:
- the LOC121066943 gene encoding serotriflin-like: MQNHVKGLTELQVDGIEMGPITAVLCLVALIHQADGQVGPFMYVYQSKQVDTPLFPPFLIKNPIQKPVKKPIQKPVLKPIQKPVLKPIQKPVQIPLQKPQLPQRPPQQKYNGFQMQSKQQMLQQQNIIQLKNKQVILKEHNEIRRSVVPTARNMLKMVWNERAAKNAQKWAKKCEMEISPTDQRVIDGITCGENILLSSQPKTWAETIQVWNSQSSNFKYGFGATTKNANVKSYAQLVWYNSYQVGCAVAFCPRNQYNYFYVCHYCPPGNNIMQVAAPYKSGPRCADCPGHCDKGLCTNPCRHRDAFPNCRNMKSLFGCRHSVVREKCAATCKCNTQII, encoded by the exons ATGCAgaaccatgtcaaaggccttacagaattGCAGGTAGATGGCATTG aaatgGGCCCAATAACTGCAGTCCTTTGCCTGGTTGCTTTGATACACCAAGCTGATGGACAGGTAGGACCATTCATGTAT GTGTATCAGAGTAAACAAGTGGACACACCCCTCTTTCCAccttttctcattaaaaaccCAATACAGAAGCCAGTAAAGAAACCAATACAGAAACCGGTACTCAAACCAATACAGAAACCGGTACTCAAACCAATACAGAAACCGGTACAGATACCACTACAGAAACCCCAGCTACCTCAGCGACCACCCCAACAGAAATACAATGGTTTTCAGatgcaaagcaaacaacagATGCTTCAGCaacaaaatattattcagctgaaaaacaagcaagtcATCCTTAAAGAACACAATGAAATAAGAAGATCTGTAGTTCCAACAGCCAGGAACATGCTGAAGATG GTTTGGAATGAGAGAGCTGCtaaaaatgctcagaaatgGGCAAAGAAGTGTGAAATGGAAATCAGTCCAACAGATCAGAGAGTTATTGACG GCATCACCTGCGGTGAGAATATATTGCTCTCCTCTCAACCAAAAACATGGGCTGAAACAATCCAAGTCTGGAACAGTCAGAGCTCCAATTTCAAGTATGGTTTTGGAGCAACTACAAAGAATGCCAATGTCAAGAGCTACGCTCAG CTAGTGTGGTATAACAGCTACCAGGTTGGATGTGCAGTTGCCTTCTGTCCTAGGAACCAGTACAACTACTTTTATGTTTGCCATTACTGTCCTCC aggaaataacATAATGCAAGTGGCTGCACCTTATAAAAGTGGACCAAGATGTGCAGATTGTCCCGGCCACTGCGACAAAGGGCTTTGCA ccAATCCTTGCAGGCATCGAGATGCATTTCCAAActgcagaaatatgaaaagcttGTTTGGCTGCCGCCATTCGGTGGTGAGAGAGAAGTGTGCTGCTACCTGTAAATGCAACACTCAAATCATCTAA